In Panicum virgatum strain AP13 chromosome 4N, P.virgatum_v5, whole genome shotgun sequence, a single window of DNA contains:
- the LOC120669625 gene encoding uncharacterized protein LOC120669625, with product MLLLRSHLLPRLRAATQLPSPTHHRACHLSASASSSASAAPFCLEEYLVAACGLAPAQARKTAKKAVDQASKDGNKKAFGELRWSRLNSASNPNAVLALLSGVGLSGADIAAVVAADPLLLRSSVKNVSPRLLALRNCLGLSAPQIVRFLLVGSRALRCSDIVPKLEFFISLFGSFERLLVILKKNCSILSSNIERVIKPNIALLCQCGLSVRDIAHVCSRSVRLLSFRPDRVNEIVLRVEELGVHHSSRMFKHTIRSVSYVSKEKFAARLELLKSTLGCTESEFATIVSKQPAILGYSEEGLLRKIQFWIKEVGVETQYLVKRPTMLSYSLEKRLLPRHCVMKVLQEKGLLSSKMSFCSFAHIGEETFKLKYIDCHKDSVPGLADAYATSSAGVVPFGIKL from the exons atgctgcTCCTCCGAAGCCACCTCCTCCCTCGCCTCCGCGCAGCTACACAGCTCCCGTCCCCTACGCACCACCGCGCCTGCcacctctccgcctccgcctcctcctctgcaTCCGCCGCCCCATTCTGCCTCGAGGAGTACCTCGTCGCCGCCTGTGGCCTCGCCCCAGCACAAGCCCGCAAGACAGCTAAGAAGGCGGTTGATCAAGCATCCAAAGATGGTAACAAGAAGGCATTCGGGGAGCTACGCTGGTCCCGCCTCAACTCCGCCTCCAACCCTAACGCCGTCCTCGCCCTGCTCTCTGGCGTGGGCCTCTCCGGCGCCGAtatcgccgccgtcgtcgctgcgGACCCGCTGCTCCTCCGCTCCTCGGTGAAGAACGTCAGCCCTCGCCTCCTCGCCCTTCGCAACTGCCTCGGTCTGTCCGCTCCCCAGATCGTTCGCTTCCTCCTGGTCGGCTCACGCGCCCTCCGCTGCTCCGATATCGTTCCCAAGCTGGAGTTCTTCatctccctctttggctcattTGAGCGGCTCCTCGTGATCCTGAAGAAGAACTGCAGCATCCTATCTTCGAATATCGAGAGGGTGATCAAGCCTAACATCGCCTTGCTTTGCCAGTGCGGTCTAAGTGTTCGAGATATTGCCCACGTGTGTTCACGCAGTGTGCGGTTGCTTTCCTTCAGGCCAGACCGTGTCAACGAGATCGTGCTACGCGTCGAGGAGCTTGGGGTGCACCACAGCTCGCGGATGTTCAAGCACACAATCAGATCTGTCTCATATGTCAGCAAAGAGAAGTTTGCTGCCAGGCTCGAACTTTTGAAGAGTACTCTTGGTTGCACCGAGAGTGAATTTGCAACTATAGTGTCCAAGCAACCAGCTATTCTTGGATACTCTGAGGAGGGTCTTCTCCGCAAGATTCAGTTCTGGATCAAAGAGGTTGGAGTGGAGACTCAGTATCTTGTTAAAAGG cctacCATGTTATCATACAGCCTAGAGAAGCGGCTACTGCCCCGGCATTGTGTCATGAAGGTCCTGCAGGAAAAGGGATTGCTGAGTAGTAAAATGTCCTTTTGCTCATTTGCTCACATTGGAGAGGAGACTTTCAAGTTGAAGTATATCGACTGTCACAAGGACTCTGTTCCTGGGCTTGCAGATGCTTACGCCACATCTAGTGCTGGTGTTGtgccctttggaatcaaattatAA